In Trichoderma atroviride chromosome 2, complete sequence, one DNA window encodes the following:
- a CDS encoding uncharacterized protein (EggNog:ENOG41) yields MSSSNHTEVPIEESYGQMCWLTVPVVNIDRAKAFYAEIFNWDISPEAIPSDRPGVKELHHFNRGKTLQGAFTVMEDGYHVINQSMGSTDAISVHPSFYVKNCKDTLEEVERLGGQKHLHKTEIGGDMGHYARFIDTEGNLIGIWSKS; encoded by the exons ATGTCGTCGTCTAACCATACCGAGGTGCCCATCGAG GAATCATACGGCCAGATGTGCTGGCTCACCGTCCCCGTTGTAAACATCGACCGGGCCAAGGCCTTTTATGCCGAGATATTCAACTGGGACATCAGCCCCGAAGCCATCCCCAGCGATCGGCCCGGCGTCAAGGAGCTCCACCACTTCAATCGCGGAAAAACGCTGCAGGGGGCATTTACCGTGATGGAAGACGGATATCACGTCATCAACCAATCGATGGGCTCAACAGATGCCATTTCCGTTCACCCGAGCTTTTACGTGAAGAACTGCAAGGATACACTCGAAGAGGTCGAAAGGCTCGGTGGTCAGAAGCACCT GCACAAGACGGAGATTGGTGGGGATATGGGCCATTATGCTCGATTTATCGATACTGAGGGCAACTTGATCGGAATCTGGTCCAAAAGCTGA